In a genomic window of Vulpes vulpes isolate BD-2025 chromosome 6, VulVul3, whole genome shotgun sequence:
- the DAD1 gene encoding dolichyl-diphosphooligosaccharide--protein glycosyltransferase subunit DAD1 — MSASVVSVISRFLEEYLSSTPQRLKLLDAYLLYILLTGALQFGYCLLVGTFPFNSFLSGFISCVGSFILAVCLRIQINPQNKADFQGISPERAFADFLFASTILHLVVMNFVG; from the exons ATGTCGGCGTCGGTAGTGTCGGTTATCTCGCGGTTCCTAGAGGAGTACTTGAGCTCCACTCCTCAGCGCCTGAAGCTGCTTGACGCGTACCTCCTGTACATACTGCTGACCGGGGCGCTGCAGTTCGGTTATTGTCTCCTCGTGGGGACCTTCCCCTTCAACTCTTTTCTCTCGGGCTTCATCTCTTGTGTGGGGAGCTTCATCCTAGCGG TTTGCCTCAGGATACAGATCAACCCACAGAACAAAGCAGATTTCCAAGGCATCTCCCCAGAGCGAGcctttgctgattttctgtttgcCAGCACCATCCTGCACCTTGTTGTAATGAACTTCGTTGGCTGA